One stretch of Prochlorococcus marinus XMU1402 DNA includes these proteins:
- a CDS encoding Bax inhibitor-1/YccA family protein — protein MPASSNFNQAIREAQSGSIVGPNVVQKALPYVGGGMVLTSLGVLAGVSLIATNPGLFQPLSIVAFIAELILFFIATSAANNANNAKALPLLTAFSLLTGFTLSGIVALAIGTIGIGSVGTAALATGITFVIASYTGQRMSDSVGQALSGVVGLGLIGLLIAMFVQLIGGLFAPGVFGGSGLELIIAGFGTVLFVAMSFVDFYTMPRRYKDDQYLSGALGMYLTYINLFVFILRLMIALQGGGRRD, from the coding sequence ATGCCAGCAAGTAGTAATTTCAATCAAGCTATTCGTGAAGCACAAAGTGGTTCAATTGTTGGACCTAATGTTGTTCAAAAAGCTTTACCTTATGTAGGTGGAGGGATGGTTCTAACTTCTTTAGGCGTTTTAGCAGGTGTCTCACTCATAGCAACAAATCCTGGTCTTTTCCAGCCTCTTTCAATAGTTGCATTTATTGCAGAATTGATTTTGTTTTTTATAGCCACAAGCGCTGCAAATAATGCAAATAATGCGAAGGCCCTGCCCTTATTGACAGCATTTAGTTTGTTAACTGGATTCACATTAAGTGGAATAGTCGCTTTAGCAATAGGAACAATTGGTATTGGTTCTGTTGGAACAGCTGCTTTAGCTACTGGTATAACTTTCGTTATTGCCTCTTACACTGGTCAAAGAATGAGTGATAGTGTGGGTCAAGCACTCAGTGGGGTAGTTGGTCTCGGATTGATAGGACTGCTTATAGCAATGTTTGTCCAATTAATTGGGGGATTATTTGCTCCAGGAGTTTTTGGAGGTTCAGGACTCGAATTGATAATTGCAGGATTTGGAACTGTCTTATTTGTTGCAATGTCTTTCGTTGATTTCTATACAATGCCAAGAAGATATAAAGACGATCAATACCTTTCAGGGGCTTTAGGTATGTATCTTACTTATATAAATCTTTTTGTTTTTATATTGAGATTAATGATTGCACTCCAAGGCGGTGGAAGAAGAGACTAA
- a CDS encoding PhoH family protein, translating into MKEVSKTGHFTIDLPNSDAATALSGPGNSFLKKFESLTGVSLTIRGLQLEMNGVISKIERASALVELTRPIWEQGLEVPEVDLKAALSSLNMGESSSHAQLGKKVLARSKEGIFLRPRTLRQKEYVEAIENYDLTFAIGPAGTGKTFLATVCAARLLNEKKIEKIVLTRPAVEAGESLGFLPGDLQQKVDPYLRPLFDSLHSIFGFEKTNSLIDKGIIEVAPLAFMRGRTLDNSLVILDEAQNTSCSQMRMFLTRLGERSKMVVNGDITQIDLKKDQESGLIEASRIFSETEGIKFCHLTVEDVVRHPLVQKIIEAYR; encoded by the coding sequence ATGAAAGAAGTTTCCAAAACTGGTCACTTCACAATTGATTTGCCAAACTCTGATGCTGCCACTGCATTATCTGGACCAGGGAACTCTTTCTTAAAAAAGTTTGAGTCTTTAACGGGAGTTTCTTTAACTATAAGAGGCTTACAACTTGAGATGAACGGTGTAATCTCTAAGATTGAAAGAGCATCAGCATTGGTGGAGCTGACAAGACCTATTTGGGAACAAGGTTTAGAAGTTCCAGAAGTAGATCTTAAAGCAGCTTTAAGTTCTTTAAATATGGGAGAGTCATCATCACATGCTCAACTTGGGAAAAAAGTTCTTGCGCGTTCAAAAGAGGGAATATTTTTAAGACCAAGAACTTTAAGGCAAAAAGAATATGTTGAAGCAATTGAAAACTATGATCTTACCTTTGCAATTGGTCCCGCTGGGACTGGAAAGACATTTTTAGCAACTGTATGCGCAGCGAGACTATTGAACGAAAAAAAAATAGAAAAAATTGTTTTAACCAGACCAGCCGTTGAAGCTGGTGAAAGTCTAGGATTCCTGCCTGGAGATTTGCAACAAAAAGTAGATCCATATTTAAGACCCTTATTTGATTCTTTACATAGCATATTCGGATTTGAAAAAACAAATTCGTTAATCGATAAAGGAATTATTGAAGTTGCTCCTTTAGCCTTTATGAGGGGCAGAACCTTGGATAATTCTTTGGTAATTCTTGATGAAGCCCAAAACACTTCTTGTTCTCAAATGAGAATGTTTTTAACCAGATTAGGTGAAAGATCAAAAATGGTAGTAAATGGAGATATTACCCAAATTGATTTAAAAAAAGATCAGGAAAGCGGCCTAATAGAAGCATCAAGAATTTTCTCGGAAACTGAAGGGATCAAATTTTGTCATTTGACTGTTGAAGATGTAGTTCGTCATCCTTTAGTTCAGAAAATTATTGAGGCTTATCGATAA
- the rpsP gene encoding 30S ribosomal protein S16: MIKLRLKRFGKKKEASFRIVACNSTSRRDGRPLQELGFYNPRTKETRLDTEALRSRLTQGAQPTNVVRTLLEKGGLLEKVERPSIAIGKAKLEKEKLAKAKTKDEENVGSKAESDSNEAES, translated from the coding sequence ATGATTAAGTTGCGCCTTAAGCGCTTTGGTAAGAAGAAAGAGGCAAGTTTCAGAATTGTTGCGTGCAATAGTACTTCCAGAAGAGATGGTAGACCTCTTCAAGAACTAGGTTTTTATAACCCAAGAACTAAAGAAACTAGGCTAGATACGGAAGCTTTAAGATCAAGACTTACGCAAGGAGCTCAGCCAACTAATGTAGTTAGGACTTTGTTAGAGAAAGGCGGACTTTTAGAAAAAGTAGAGAGACCTTCTATCGCTATTGGTAAGGCAAAGCTAGAGAAGGAAAAATTAGCTAAGGCTAAAACCAAAGACGAAGAAAATGTTGGTAGTAAAGCTGAAAGCGATAGTAATGAAGCTGAAAGCTAG
- the trmD gene encoding tRNA (guanosine(37)-N1)-methyltransferase TrmD: MSSFNFEVISLFPKAFELINNSGVITRALDKNLIDVNLHDLREYGEGSYRQVDDKPYGGGAGMVLKPEPIYKAYESIRKSPKSKTLLMTPQGKVLKQKDLVRWSALDQIIIICGQYEGFDERIRCLADEEISIGDYVLSGGEIPAISIINGLTRLLPGTLGDPDSLVDESHNSFLLEYPHYTRPLIFKDMKVPDILVSGNHEEIKSWRRQKSMERTLERRSDLISNQNYKKSPQSKRIIKEYNQFMEFRRGNEYDIYPDW; this comes from the coding sequence ATGAGTAGTTTTAATTTTGAGGTAATTTCATTGTTCCCTAAAGCTTTTGAATTAATAAATAATTCAGGGGTCATAACAAGAGCTCTAGATAAGAATTTGATCGATGTAAATTTACATGATTTAAGAGAATATGGTGAAGGTTCCTACAGACAAGTAGATGATAAGCCTTATGGAGGAGGAGCAGGAATGGTACTAAAACCTGAACCTATTTATAAGGCATATGAATCTATTAGAAAATCACCTAAAAGTAAAACTTTGTTAATGACCCCACAGGGTAAAGTCTTAAAGCAAAAGGATCTTGTGAGATGGTCCGCTTTGGATCAAATAATAATTATTTGTGGTCAATATGAAGGTTTTGATGAAAGGATTAGATGTTTAGCTGATGAAGAGATATCGATAGGTGATTATGTTCTTTCTGGAGGTGAAATACCCGCTATATCAATAATTAATGGTTTAACCAGATTATTACCAGGAACTCTTGGTGATCCAGACTCCCTAGTTGATGAGAGTCATAATTCTTTTTTATTAGAATATCCTCACTACACGAGGCCATTAATTTTTAAAGATATGAAAGTGCCTGATATCTTAGTCAGCGGTAACCATGAAGAGATTAAATCGTGGAGGAGGCAAAAAAGTATGGAAAGAACATTGGAGAGAAGAAGCGACTTGATTTCGAACCAAAACTATAAAAAATCCCCACAAAGTAAAAGAATAATAAAAGAATATAATCAATTTATGGAATTTAGAAGAGGCAATGAATATGATATTTACCCTGATTGGTAG
- the era gene encoding GTPase Era yields the protein MANYRSGFVSLLGRPNVGKSTLINKLIGEKITITSPIAQTTRNKLKGILTTGNGQIIFVDTPGVHKPHHRLGEILVKNAKSAINGVDMVIFVIDSSEEPGRGDEYILNFLIASKTEFIVVLNKWDLVNKEFRNLRIDQYRKFFGINRNFLIVSASQGEGCSELIDMVLTFLPEGPKLYDEEMICDQPLDNLLSDLVREKVLINTREEVPHSVAVKIEKIEEMKRNNGKSFTAILATIIVERSTQKGILIGKKGSMLKKIGHSARSDMSKLIDGPVHLELFVRVVPNWRKKESRLIEFGYEEDL from the coding sequence TTGGCCAATTATAGATCTGGGTTTGTAAGTTTACTAGGAAGGCCAAATGTAGGTAAATCTACTTTAATAAATAAATTGATTGGAGAAAAAATAACGATTACTTCTCCAATAGCGCAAACTACTAGAAATAAATTAAAAGGAATACTTACTACAGGCAATGGGCAAATAATTTTTGTTGATACACCAGGGGTTCATAAACCTCATCATCGACTTGGGGAGATATTAGTAAAAAATGCAAAATCTGCAATTAATGGAGTTGATATGGTAATTTTTGTAATCGATTCAAGTGAAGAACCTGGTAGAGGTGATGAATATATTTTGAACTTTCTAATCGCAAGTAAAACTGAGTTTATTGTTGTATTAAATAAGTGGGATTTGGTAAATAAAGAATTTAGAAATTTAAGAATTGATCAATATAGAAAATTTTTCGGAATTAACAGAAATTTTCTAATTGTAAGTGCTTCCCAAGGAGAAGGATGTTCTGAATTAATCGATATGGTGCTAACTTTTCTTCCAGAGGGACCAAAACTTTATGATGAAGAAATGATATGCGACCAACCATTAGATAATTTATTATCTGATTTAGTAAGAGAGAAGGTATTAATTAATACAAGAGAAGAAGTCCCTCATAGTGTTGCAGTAAAGATAGAAAAGATTGAGGAAATGAAAAGAAATAATGGCAAAAGTTTTACAGCTATTTTGGCTACTATTATCGTTGAAAGATCAACTCAAAAAGGTATTCTTATTGGTAAGAAAGGTTCAATGTTAAAAAAGATTGGTCATTCGGCAAGATCTGATATGTCAAAATTAATTGATGGTCCAGTTCATTTGGAGTTGTTTGTGAGAGTTGTTCCAAATTGGAGAAAAAAAGAATCAAGGTTAATTGAGTTCGGTTATGAGGAAGATTTATAG